A DNA window from Mesorhizobium sp. C432A contains the following coding sequences:
- a CDS encoding MFS transporter has product MTFGLRLAPQHRVYAGFAIYSFAMGQIFPRLPDIKHAMGIGDGTLGLSLIGTPIGTLTALTLAAPILERIGFRRALLGLVPLLSVVFAIAVHAPGPLALFLMLFPVGLMIGSVEIILNVEADRTEFLLKRRIMNRAHSFWSIGFFGAGLFGAALAHLGISPQLHLAIVVPMVATGIALFLGGYEPAPSRFAGNDETAPRLARPTLPILVLVAVTLSAMLMEGASIDWSAIYMRTVFDAGPFVAGFTVALFAFSQASTRFFADSFVDRHSPSVVARVLLATMAVGVLLVFFSPAPLVSMLGFALLGIGSSVLFPLAISAAAQRTDRSATINVAALSQISFVAFLLGPPLLGFVSDHWGIRSAFGIGIPFIMLSLLTAGSLGRRAARGEPAPASEALARADGA; this is encoded by the coding sequence ATGACCTTTGGCCTCCGCCTCGCTCCGCAACACCGGGTCTACGCCGGCTTTGCGATCTATTCGTTCGCCATGGGCCAAATCTTCCCGCGGCTGCCCGACATCAAGCACGCCATGGGCATCGGGGACGGCACGCTCGGGCTAAGCCTGATCGGGACGCCGATCGGCACCTTGACCGCGCTGACGCTGGCGGCGCCGATCCTGGAGCGCATCGGCTTCCGCCGCGCGCTGCTCGGGCTGGTGCCGCTTTTGTCGGTTGTCTTTGCCATTGCCGTGCATGCGCCTGGGCCGCTTGCGCTGTTCCTGATGCTGTTTCCGGTCGGCCTGATGATCGGCAGCGTCGAGATCATTCTCAATGTCGAGGCCGATAGAACCGAATTCCTGCTCAAGCGCCGGATCATGAACCGGGCGCATTCGTTCTGGAGCATCGGCTTTTTCGGCGCCGGCCTGTTCGGCGCCGCGCTTGCGCATCTCGGCATTTCGCCGCAACTGCACCTGGCGATTGTCGTACCGATGGTGGCGACAGGAATCGCGCTGTTTCTCGGCGGTTACGAACCGGCGCCGAGCCGCTTCGCTGGCAATGACGAGACGGCGCCAAGGCTGGCGCGGCCGACGCTGCCGATCCTCGTCCTCGTCGCGGTGACACTGTCGGCGATGCTGATGGAAGGCGCCAGCATCGACTGGTCGGCAATCTACATGCGCACCGTGTTCGATGCGGGCCCTTTCGTCGCCGGCTTCACCGTGGCGCTGTTTGCATTCTCGCAAGCGAGCACGCGCTTCTTTGCCGACTCCTTTGTCGACCGCCACTCGCCGAGCGTCGTGGCGCGGGTGCTGCTGGCGACGATGGCGGTGGGCGTGCTGCTCGTCTTCTTCTCGCCTGCCCCGCTCGTATCGATGCTGGGCTTTGCGCTACTTGGCATCGGCAGCAGCGTGCTCTTTCCGCTGGCGATCTCGGCGGCAGCCCAGCGGACGGACCGCTCCGCGACGATCAATGTCGCGGCGCTGTCGCAGATTTCCTTCGTCGCCTTCCTGCTCGGCCCGCCGCTGCTCGGTTTCGTCTCCGACCATTGGGGCATCCGCTCGGCCTTCGGTATCGGCATCCCGTTCATCATGCTCAGCCTGCTGACCGCCGGCTCGCTTGGCCGAAGGGCTGCCCGGGGCGAGCCTGCGCCGGCGAGCGAAGCTTTGGCGAGGGCCGACGGAGCTTGA
- a CDS encoding MFS transporter, producing MSSIRPLIPLLIAAGILLGGNGLQGTLIALRGAQEGFSASDIGLMGTFYFAGFLLGCLAVTRILKAVGHVRTFSALAAIAAASTLLLVLVIDPVMWCAVRFAGGFCFAGLFTVMEAWLNSGVENKDRARVLAVYRMVDIGSVTGAQFLIPIFGPGGFAIFAIMSMMITLSLVPVSLGDRSNPTPPEDVKLDLARVWRISPLGCFGCICVGVTNSAFRTLSPVYAEQIGMSVADVVTFVSVGIFGGALIQYPLGYLSDRWDRRAVLLATTCGAMFAALALVFVAGADPTLNLIIVFIFGSFAMPLYSLSAAHSNDRADKGEFVLINAALMLFYSFGAIGGPFAASAVMQHFGPGALFVFSAVVYATLIAVILYRMQVRGSVPAGKRSRFTALLRTSTVFARLARRNGDSDGSADT from the coding sequence ATGTCCTCCATCCGCCCGCTGATCCCGCTCCTCATCGCCGCCGGCATCCTGCTTGGCGGCAACGGGCTGCAGGGCACGCTGATCGCGTTGCGCGGCGCGCAGGAAGGGTTTTCGGCCTCCGACATCGGCCTGATGGGCACGTTCTATTTCGCCGGCTTCCTGTTGGGGTGCCTGGCCGTCACCCGTATCCTCAAGGCAGTCGGCCATGTCCGGACGTTTTCAGCGCTCGCCGCCATCGCCGCTGCCAGTACGCTGCTCCTGGTGCTGGTGATCGATCCGGTGATGTGGTGCGCGGTGCGCTTTGCCGGCGGTTTCTGTTTTGCCGGCCTGTTCACCGTCATGGAAGCCTGGCTGAACTCCGGCGTCGAAAACAAGGATCGTGCGCGGGTGCTCGCCGTCTACCGCATGGTCGATATCGGCTCGGTAACCGGCGCGCAGTTCCTGATCCCGATCTTCGGCCCCGGCGGCTTTGCCATCTTCGCCATCATGTCGATGATGATCACGCTGTCGCTGGTTCCGGTGTCGCTCGGCGACCGCTCCAACCCGACGCCGCCGGAAGACGTCAAGCTCGATCTCGCCCGCGTCTGGCGGATTTCGCCGCTCGGCTGCTTCGGCTGCATCTGCGTCGGCGTCACCAACAGCGCGTTCCGCACGCTGTCGCCAGTCTATGCCGAGCAGATCGGCATGTCGGTGGCCGATGTCGTCACCTTCGTCAGCGTCGGCATCTTCGGCGGCGCCCTCATCCAGTATCCGCTGGGCTACCTCTCCGACCGCTGGGATCGGCGCGCGGTGCTTTTGGCCACGACATGCGGCGCCATGTTCGCCGCGCTGGCGCTGGTCTTCGTCGCCGGCGCCGATCCGACCCTCAATTTGATTATCGTCTTCATCTTCGGCAGCTTCGCCATGCCGCTCTATTCGCTGTCGGCGGCGCATTCCAACGACCGCGCCGACAAGGGCGAGTTCGTGCTGATCAACGCCGCCTTGATGCTGTTCTATTCATTCGGCGCCATTGGTGGCCCCTTCGCGGCGTCCGCAGTGATGCAACATTTCGGACCGGGCGCCCTGTTTGTCTTCAGCGCAGTCGTCTACGCCACCCTCATCGCCGTCATTCTCTACCGCATGCAGGTGCGCGGCAGCGTGCCGGCGGGCAAGCGCAGCCGCTTCACGGCGCTGCTGCGCACATCAACCGTCTTCGCGCGGCTGGCGCGCAGGAATGGCGATTCCGACGGATCGGCTGATACTTGA
- the rnd gene encoding ribonuclease D — protein MHVITTQNELESVLAAFEKSDFVTVDTEFIRETTFWPILCLIQMAAPGVTALIDPLAPDINLAPFFRLMANEAVVKVFHAARQDIEIIVHLGDLVPHPVFDTQVAAMVCGFGDSVSYDQLVQRITGARLDKSSRFTDWRHRPLSDKQLDYALADVTHLIDVYKHLSAELERENRAHWLNEEMEVLTSRETYDPHPEDAWKRLKMRLRKPQELAIVQTVAAWREREARERDVPRGRVLKDDAIYEVAQQAPRDAAALGKLRTTPKGWERSSTATALLGAVNTALALPREEMPKLPKSFQPPEGSNAASELLKVLLRIVAEKEGVASKVLASSDDIDRIAAEGEAADVPALQGWRRTVFGEAALKLVRGEIGIKFDKRKIAVFDL, from the coding sequence ATGCACGTCATCACCACCCAAAATGAGCTCGAGTCCGTTCTCGCCGCTTTTGAAAAGTCGGATTTCGTCACCGTCGACACCGAATTCATCCGCGAAACGACATTCTGGCCGATTCTGTGCCTGATCCAGATGGCGGCGCCAGGCGTCACCGCGCTGATCGACCCGCTGGCGCCCGACATCAACCTCGCCCCGTTCTTCCGGCTGATGGCCAATGAAGCGGTGGTCAAGGTTTTCCATGCCGCGCGCCAGGACATTGAAATCATCGTCCATCTCGGCGATCTGGTGCCGCATCCGGTGTTCGACACCCAGGTCGCGGCCATGGTCTGCGGCTTCGGCGACAGCGTCTCCTACGATCAGCTGGTGCAGCGCATCACCGGCGCACGGCTCGACAAATCCTCGCGTTTCACCGACTGGCGCCACCGGCCGCTGTCGGACAAGCAGCTCGATTATGCGCTGGCCGACGTCACCCATCTGATCGACGTCTACAAGCACCTCAGCGCCGAACTGGAGCGGGAAAACCGCGCCCATTGGCTGAACGAGGAAATGGAGGTGCTGACTTCGCGCGAGACCTACGATCCGCACCCCGAGGATGCCTGGAAGCGGCTGAAGATGCGGCTGCGCAAGCCGCAGGAGCTGGCGATCGTGCAGACGGTGGCGGCATGGCGCGAACGCGAGGCGCGCGAGCGTGACGTGCCGCGCGGCCGGGTGCTCAAGGACGACGCCATATACGAGGTCGCCCAGCAGGCGCCGCGCGATGCGGCAGCCCTTGGCAAGCTGCGCACCACGCCGAAAGGCTGGGAACGGTCATCGACGGCAACGGCGCTGCTCGGCGCGGTCAACACGGCGCTCGCTTTGCCCCGCGAAGAAATGCCGAAGCTGCCCAAGAGCTTTCAGCCGCCCGAGGGCTCCAATGCCGCCTCCGAGCTGTTGAAAGTGCTGTTGCGGATCGTCGCCGAGAAGGAAGGCGTCGCCTCGAAAGTGCTGGCGTCCAGCGACGACATCGACCGCATCGCCGCCGAAGGCGAAGCCGCAGACGTGCCGGCGCTGCAGGGATGGCGGCGTACGGTGTTCGGCGAAGCCGCGCTGAAGCTGGTGCGCGGCGAAATCGGCATCAAGTTCGACAAGCGCAAGATCGCGGTGTTCGATTTGTAG
- a CDS encoding MAPEG family protein: MSQTAIFWPMLAQVLLVYIVYVVMGRRRYGAVKSGEAKVGQYKVRTTEPGSSVTVANNLINQFELPVLFYVLCLALHATNGVNYLTLALMWIFVISRYGHAWVHLTSNNLRFRSCAFYVGAIILLLAWIWFALHLLGAV; the protein is encoded by the coding sequence ATGAGCCAGACCGCGATTTTCTGGCCGATGCTGGCGCAGGTGTTGCTCGTCTATATCGTCTATGTCGTGATGGGCCGGCGCCGCTACGGCGCGGTCAAATCGGGCGAGGCCAAGGTCGGTCAATACAAGGTGCGCACGACCGAGCCCGGGTCGAGCGTCACGGTTGCCAACAATCTCATCAACCAGTTCGAACTGCCGGTGCTGTTCTATGTGCTGTGTCTGGCGCTGCACGCGACCAATGGCGTCAATTATCTGACCCTGGCCTTGATGTGGATTTTCGTGATTTCCCGCTATGGCCACGCCTGGGTCCACCTCACCAGCAACAATCTGCGGTTTCGCAGCTGCGCCTTCTACGTCGGCGCGATCATTCTCTTGCTGGCATGGATCTGGTTCGCGCTACACCTGCTCGGAGCGGTGTAG
- the guaB gene encoding IMP dehydrogenase, with the protein MAKIIETSTGALALTFDDVLLQPGHSEVMPGETDIRTRIATDIDLNVPILSAAMDTVTEARLAIAMAQAGGIGVIHRNFSPAEQAEQVRQVKKFESGMVINPVTIGPDATLADALALMRTYSISGIPVVENGGTGGQKIGRLVGILTNRDVRFASDPGQKVYELMTRENLITVKENVDQDEAKRLLHQHRIEKLVVVDKQGNCVGLITVKDIEKSQLNPHATKDAQGRLRAAAATSVGDDGFERAERLIDAGVDLLVIDTAHGHSQRVLDAVTRAKKLSNSVRILAGNVATAEGTQALIDAGADAVKVGIGPGSICTTRIVAGVGVPQLSAIMSAVETAHRSGVSVIADGGIKYSGDLAKALAAGASAAMIGSLLAGTDESPGEVYLHQGRSFKAYRGMGSVGAMARGSADRYFQAEVRDTLKLVPEGIEGQVPYKGPVSGVLHQLAGGLKAAMGYVGGRDLADFRERATFVRISNAGLRESHAHDVTITRESPNYPGGA; encoded by the coding sequence ATGGCAAAAATCATCGAAACGTCCACCGGCGCGCTGGCGCTGACCTTTGACGACGTGCTGTTGCAGCCCGGTCATTCCGAGGTCATGCCCGGTGAGACCGACATCCGCACCCGCATCGCCACCGACATCGACCTCAACGTGCCGATCCTGTCGGCCGCCATGGACACCGTCACCGAGGCGCGGCTCGCCATCGCCATGGCGCAGGCCGGCGGCATCGGCGTCATCCACCGCAATTTCTCGCCGGCCGAACAGGCCGAGCAGGTGCGTCAGGTCAAGAAGTTCGAATCGGGCATGGTCATCAATCCGGTCACCATCGGCCCCGACGCCACGCTCGCCGACGCGCTGGCGCTGATGCGCACCTATTCCATCTCGGGCATTCCGGTGGTCGAGAATGGCGGCACCGGCGGCCAGAAGATCGGCCGCCTGGTCGGCATCCTGACCAACCGTGACGTGCGCTTCGCCTCCGATCCGGGGCAGAAAGTCTACGAATTGATGACCCGTGAGAACCTGATCACGGTCAAGGAGAATGTCGACCAGGACGAGGCCAAGCGGCTGCTGCACCAGCACCGCATCGAAAAGCTCGTCGTCGTGGACAAGCAAGGCAATTGCGTCGGCCTGATCACCGTCAAGGACATCGAGAAGTCGCAGCTCAACCCGCACGCCACCAAGGATGCGCAGGGGCGCCTGCGGGCGGCGGCCGCCACCAGCGTCGGCGATGACGGCTTCGAGCGCGCCGAGCGGTTGATCGATGCCGGTGTCGACCTCCTGGTCATCGACACCGCGCATGGCCATTCGCAGCGCGTGCTCGATGCGGTGACGCGGGCCAAGAAGCTTTCCAATTCCGTCCGCATCCTGGCCGGCAACGTCGCCACCGCCGAAGGCACGCAGGCGCTGATCGACGCCGGCGCCGATGCCGTCAAGGTCGGCATCGGCCCGGGCTCGATCTGCACCACGCGCATCGTCGCCGGCGTCGGCGTGCCGCAGCTTTCGGCGATCATGTCGGCGGTCGAGACGGCGCATAGATCAGGCGTGTCGGTCATCGCCGACGGCGGCATCAAATATTCGGGTGACCTGGCCAAGGCGCTTGCCGCCGGCGCCAGTGCGGCCATGATCGGTTCGCTGCTGGCCGGCACCGACGAAAGCCCGGGCGAGGTCTATCTGCATCAGGGCCGCTCCTTCAAGGCCTATCGCGGCATGGGCTCTGTCGGCGCCATGGCGCGCGGCTCGGCCGATCGCTACTTCCAGGCCGAGGTTCGCGACACGCTGAAACTGGTCCCGGAAGGCATTGAAGGGCAGGTGCCCTACAAGGGACCTGTGTCTGGCGTGCTGCACCAGCTTGCGGGCGGGCTAAAAGCCGCTATGGGTTATGTCGGTGGCCGCGACCTTGCCGATTTTCGCGAACGCGCCACCTTTGTGCGCATATCCAACGCCGGACTTCGTGAAAGCCACGCCCATGACGTCACGATTACCCGCGAAAGCCCGAACTATCCTGGCGGAGCCTGA